In Naumovozyma castellii chromosome 1, complete genome, one DNA window encodes the following:
- the NCAS0A08960 gene encoding WD40 repeat domain-containing protein (ancestral locus Anc_1.359) yields MSTTEHNDILFLNFNQSGSCLAVGTSQGFKILNCEPFGEFYSEIHDEGSGGYNIVEMLFSTSLVTLIGNGDNPDFSPRTLKIINTKKESTICKISFPTPIQSVRMNKTHLVALLRTQIYVYDITTLKLLHVIEIDWNPHCVMTLSPNIKNNILGFPSSIKILLNARIVKNDVIVSKGINISSNEGVSDSITQLKENSTTLKGNVVIYDLSILQPRIIIEAHESEIAALTFSSDGTLLATASVKGTIIRVFNCTSGLRCYQFRRGTYQTRILSMNFSNNNQFLAVTCSNGTIHIFKLNLNTNNNNNNNPTVNEEEVTGMNTYTSFRNIGPHVDEGRNTVSRIIRNSSQQLSRKAMQAIGQMLPSSVTSAWDPMRHFASCKLPQSQTAYETSAVFIDSYKEIDIQSYRDLFGNGLEDIPLPSASEVTKVHIVPVRVGDPNGFLHEYILDPERGGDCPLLSSYPL; encoded by the coding sequence ATGAGCACTACCGAGCATAATGACATCCTCTTTCTCAACTTCAATCAATCTGGGTCCTGTTTGGCGGTAGGTACCTCTCAAGGGTTCAAAATACTAAATTGTGAGCCATTTGGAGAATTCTACTCAGAAATACACGATGAGGGCTCTGGAGGGTATAACATAGTTGAGATGTTATTTTCTACTTCTTTAGTTACTTTGATAGGCAATGGTGATAATCCAGACTTTTCACCCCGAACCCTGAAGATAATCAATACAAAAAAGGAATCCACCATCTGCAAGATTTCTTTTCCTACGCCGATCCAATCAGTCAGAATGAACAAGACGCATTTAGTGGCTCTGCTAAGAACACAAATATATGTTTATGATATTACCACTTTAAAACTTTTACACGTTATCGAAATCGATTGGAATCCGCATTGTGTAATGACGCTGTCTCCCAATATTaagaacaatattttaGGGTTCCCTTCATCCATTAAGATCCTTCTCAATGCTAGGATTGTGAAAAACGATGTAATCGTTTCAAAAGGTATCAACATATCTTCCAACGAAGGTGTCAGCGACAGTATCACACAACTGAAAGAGAATTCCACAACGCTGAAGGGAAACGTTGTAATTTACGACCTTTCCATTTTACAACCGAGAATTATAATAGAGGCCCATGAATCTGAGATTGCTGCATTAACGTTTAGTTCTGATGGTACGTTATTAGCCACAGCATCCGTGAAGGGAACTATAATAAGAGTATTCAATTGCACTTCGGGATTGAGATGTTATCAATTTCGGAGAGGTACTTATCAAACAAGAATATTATCTATGAACTTTAGTAATAACAATCAATTTTTGGCAGTAACATGCTCTAATGGAACGATTcatatatttaaattgaatttaaatacgaataataataacaataataatccAACTGTCAATGAAGAGGAGGTGACAGGAATGAACACATACACTTCATTCCGAAACATAGGACCTCATGTGGACGAGGGAAGAAACACGGTCAGCCGGATAATAAGAAACTCTTCACAACAGCTTTCAAGAAAGGCTATGCAAGCAATAGGCCAAATGCTTCCCAGTTCTGTGACATCTGCATGGGATCCAATGAGACACTTTGCAAGCTGTAAACTTCCCCAGTCACAAACTGCCTATGAAACGAGTGCAGTATTTATAGACTCCTACAAGGAGATAGATATTCAAAGTTACCGGGATCTGTTTGGCAATGGACTAGAGGATATCCCATTGCCTTCTGCTAGCGAGGTAACCAAGGTTCACATTGTTCCTGTAAGAGTAGGGGATCCGAACGGATTTCTTCACGAGTACATACTGGACCCTGAGAGGGGCGGTGATTGTCCTCTACTAAGTAGCTACCCTCTGTGA
- the NCAS0A08970 gene encoding arrestin family protein (ancestral locus Anc_1.358) — protein MFLSNSATYLRKPVLFDIRMRGVDNDVLLIKGPPSSAPSVLLAGTIVLSILDPIQIKSFKLALIGKLTLNIPTTVQTTKGSTTKYNRYERRFFQHYFDNIDIESYVDNLNDGSMVSSKSSGNISGLRSRSKSTASLASLGSLTGSSNRHTLQRGNYEFPFSVILPGSLEESVEGINDASVTYYLEANVERHKQTDLTCRKVLRVVRTMASDAVEISETTAVDNTWPNKVDYSISVPTRAVAIGSTTPIDISLVPSLKGLRLGPIKISLLEYIQFCGSTGGVIHQERIVNKLKLKDPLGHVAILKRQKEEYNEEESEQEELLDEFQDRWEVSALFNIPANLSKCCQDCNILTSLKVRHKLKFVISLINPDGHISELRATLPLNLFISPFVALTVQPSDEIEKNTRYGSNIGVTENSGNEEELIFAKTSSELELPALANGVSNNMGPMGSSINGLMAPPKYSNHVFDRRWGEHNTDPSNSTEGTNGSCISQNNETTDASPTLNINGLGISRPLSPVNGRYLPSPITDSEEEDEILISTPRLPAEDDSDTTALLTPGFISISRKSSINRQKSPTPNKNEWEIETMSRVPSYQNAMKVEVIEDDLPPCYPKNLSKNNKEMTNPISLHQRSNSSLLGPMVTGRTYSFQNRSNNSSSVSLQMLSENSTPGSLKKGFPSNTSLSSKNNIANKQVPFMTALSKNSSPSISQLQRDRSNSRLSAKDRSSSFASFIEIFSKRDRN, from the coding sequence ATGTTTTTATCAAATAGCGCCACATATCTAAGGAAGCCGGTACTTTTCGATATTAGAATGAGAGGGGTGGATAATGATGTCCTACTGATTAAAGGACCCCCATCATCGGCACCATCAGTACTGTTGGCAGGGACAATTGTTCTATCCATATTAGATCCAATCCAGATCAAATCCTTTAAACTAGCACTTATAGGTAAACTCACGTTGAACATTCCAACAACGGTTCAAACAACCAAGGGTTCAACGacaaaatataatagaTACGAAAGACGTTTTTTTCAACACTATTTTGACAATATAGATATTGAAAGCTATGTGGATAATCTTAATGATGGGAGCATGGTTTCAAGTAAGTCATCAGGAAATATATCAGGTCTAAGGAGCCGCAGCAAATCCACTGCTTCGTTGGCATCGCTAGGTTCATTAACAGGATCATCTAATCGTCATACTTTACAAAGAGGTAATTATGAATTCCCATTTTCAGTAATTTTACCGGGGTCCCTTGAGGAGTCTGTCGAAGGAATTAATGATGCTTCTGTGACGTACTATCTAGAGGCTAACGTTGAACGTCATAAACAGACAGATTTGACTTGTAGAAAGGTTCTTCGAGTGGTTCGCACAATGGCTTCAGATGCAGTAGAAATTTCAGAGACCACGGCTGTAGATAATACATGGCCTAATAAAGTTGATTATTCTATATCGGTACCGACACGAGCGGTAGCAATTGGCTCAACTACTCCCATCGATATTAGCCTGGTTCCATCACTCAAAGGTTTAAGATTGGGGCCAATTAAAATTTCTCTACTGGAATACATTCAGTTTTGCGGGTCCACTGGTGGTGTTATCCATCAGGAAAGAATCGTCAACAAgttgaaattaaaggaCCCCTTGGGTCATGTAGCAATACTTAAGAGGCAGAAGGAGgaatataatgaagaagaaagtgaacAGGAGGAACTCTTGGATGAATTTCAGGATAGGTGGGAAGTTTCTgctcttttcaatattcctGCCAACTTGAGCAAATGTTGTCAGGATTGTAACATACTGACGAGCCTTAAAGTTCGTcataaattgaaatttgtgatttcattaattaatcCAGACGGCCATATATCAGAACTGCGAGCAACATTACCACTTAACTTATTCATTTCACCTTTTGTCGCATTAACTGTACAACCCTCTGATGAAATCGAAAAAAATACAAGATATGGTTCTAATATTGGTGTTACTGAAAACAGTGGAAACGAAGAAGAACTGATATTCGCTAAAACTTCGTCTGAACTTGAGTTACCTGCTTTAGCCAATGGTGTTTCTAATAACATGGGACCGATGGGTAGTTCCATTAATGGTTTAATGGCTCCACCGAAGTATAGCAACCATGTGTTTGATAGACGATGGGGCGAACACAATACTGACCCATCCAATTCCACAGAAGGTACTAATGGAAGCTGTATTTCACagaataatgaaacaacaGATGCTAGTCCAACATTGAATATAAATGGTCTAGGCATAAGCCGACCACTTTCTCCTGTTAATGGTAGATATTTACCAAGTCCGATAACAGActcagaagaagaggatgaaatACTCATCAGCACACCAAGGCTTCCTGCGGAAGATGATTCCGACACGACCGCTCTATTAACCCCAGGATTCATTAGCATATCGAGAAAGAGCTCAATAAATAGACAAAAATCTCCAACACCAAATAAAAACGAATGGGAGATAGAAACAATGAGCCGTGTGCCCTCTTATCAAAATGCCATGAAGGTGGAGGTTATAGAAGATGATTTGCCTCCATGTTACccaaagaatttatcaaagaataataagGAAATGACCAATCCAATATCCCTTCATCAGAGGTCAAATTCCTCCTTACTAGGACCAATGGTGACTGGAAGAACGTATTCGTTCCAAAATCGAAGTAACAATAGCTCCTCGGTGTCATTACAGATGTTATCAGAAAATAGTACACCAGGATCTCTGAAGAAGGGTTTTCCTTCAAATACATCGTTGTcatcaaaaaataatatagCCAACAAGCAAGTTCCTTTCATGACCGCTCTATCGAAGAATAGTTCGCCATCAATCTCGCAGCTTCAACGAGATCGGTCAAACTCAAGACTAAGTGCTAAGGATAGATCTAGCTCGTTTGCAAGTTTTATCGagatattttccaagaGAGATCGAAATTGA
- the LAG2 gene encoding Lag2p (ancestral locus Anc_1.362) — translation MDDLISQYKSTSDNDIKYMILRQLGQMQVPVDDLRRLVSEILIVTLLEEPDMELVNLVSFQTYVTIAIQFYDDPIMLSSVILRPLIYQESDKLLLVRIQTVRNILKGLIAKRGTRQQPSTSTNNSLDVMHDEDQLVPRFVYIMKNHSFDGGIQMVLNETLPMLLQLYYDGKSELLPNVTAIEILELFNSDETLDAVKDAIVNETVLCMDHRIMPDVLIVVKLCLLKSMVRVWYQFDLVIDDLFEKFIIPTLKKDNFEHILMTLEIMHSLAPFFTINSMLTGQKRVSPNIIELVKESLVSVSEIILRLYKNEHSIINSGNSNDDDILSMEGADGDEVVDIDQQEYLAELESNSGEQDDEILFEDDASHDSFTIDEANENFTHFKEIIRYITLLLTEIRVPLNQKYDTLIARLVKEHNLLFKRQVSSDEIWESNLTQVGCMGTLVSLDSVYNKLSKSNSLESFNENDVVFTIHETLLSTNELSVLQLILEILDQLTTKEYSQMVCIKDSLSEVLMWFLPLFKPNKLFIKTLKVGNMKQKIDEGTPLRVMLYTVLLKCANRMNYKASCEVLKQATKYGLKDRDDGIREKQALSLIRNIIEHHYTTFLGIDEEWYRSEIVDGLLKMAEKLGFDSPSASLLLSLVRKFPPRIQD, via the coding sequence AtggatgatttaattaGCCAGTATAAGAGTACATCAGATAATGATATCAAATACATGATATTAAGACAACTGGGGCAAATGCAGGTCCCAGTAGACGATTTGAGAAGATTAGTATCTGAAATTCTAATTGTTACATTATTGGAGGAGCCTGATATGGAATTAGTCAATTTAGTATCATTTCAAACTTATGTTACTATTGCGATTCAATTTTATGATGATCCTATTATGTTAAGTTCTGTAATTCTTCGTCCCTTGATATATCAAGAAAGtgataaattattactGGTGAGGATTCAGACAGTGAGAAACATTCTGAAAGGCTTGATTGCCAAAAGAGGAACTAGACAACAGCCATCTACATCTACTAATAATAGTCTCGATGTAATGCATGATGAGGATCAATTGGTTCCTAGGTTCGTCTATATTATGAAAAATCATAGTTTTGATGGTGGCATTCAAATGGTACTTAATGAAACGTTACCCATGCTGCTTCAACTCTATTATGATGGTAAATCTGAACTGTTACCTAATGTAACTGCCATTGAGATACTAGAGCTATTTAATAGTGATGAAACATTGGATGCTGTAAAAGATGCAATAGTGAACGAAACTGTATTATGTATGGATCATCGTATAATGCCGGATGTGTTAATTGTTGTAAAGTTATGTCTTTTAAAGTCTATGGTAAGAGTGTGGTACCAGTTTGACTTGGTTATTGATGATCTATTCGAGAAATTTATAATACCAACCCTAAAGAAAGACAATTTTGAGCACATTTTGATGACTTTGGAAATAATGCATTCATTGGCTCCTTTTTTCACCATCAATTCAATGCTTACAGGACAGAAGAGAGTATCACCAAATATAATAGAACTGGTGAAGGAAAGCTTAGTCTCCGTTTCAGAAATTATTTTAAGGTTATATAAGAATGAACATAGTATTATCAACTCTGGTAATAgcaatgatgatgatattctttcaatggAAGGTGCTGATGGTGATGAGGTAGTAGATATTGATCAACAGGAATATCTTGCCGAGTTAGAATCAAATTCTGGAGAACAAGATGATGAGATTTTGTTTGAAGATGACGCTTCTCATGATAGTTTCACGATAGATGAGgctaatgaaaattttacGCATTTTAAGGAGATTATCAGATATATTACGTTACTTCTAACAGAAATTCGGGTTCCTCTTAACCAAAAATATGATACGTTGATTGCAAGGCTAGTGAAAGAGCATAACTTATTATTCAAGAGACAAGTTAGTTCAGACGAAATTTGGGAGTCAAATTTAACACAGGTTGGGTGTATGGGTACTCTGGTTTCTTTGGATTCGGTTTATAACAAGTTGTCTAAATCGAATTCGTTGgaatcattcaatgaaaatgaCGTTGTTTTCACCATACATGAAACTTTACTTTCTACTAATGAACTCTCAGTTTTGCAGTTAATACTTGAGATACTTGATCAATTGACAACAAAGGAATACTCTCAAATGGTGTGTATAAAAGACTCGCTTTCTGAGGTGCTTATGTGGTTCCTTCCCTTATTTAAACCTAATaaacttttcattaaaacATTAAAGGTAGGCAACatgaaacaaaaaattgatgaagGTACACCCCTCAGAGTAATGCTTTATACTGTACTCCTAAAATGTGCTAATAGAATGAATTACAAGGCGAGCTGTGAGGTCCTGAAACAAGCAACAAAATATGGACTCAAAGACAGAGACGATGGTATTCGAGAAAAGCAAGCCCTATCATTGATCAGAAATATAATTGAGCATCATTATACGACGTTTCTAGGTATAGATGAAGAATGGTACCGTTCCGAAATTGTAGATGGCTTACTCAAGATGGCGGAGAAATTAGGATTCGATTCACCTTCCGCAAGTCTTCTTCTCAGCTTAGTAAGGAAATTTCCACCGCGAATTCAAGACTAA
- the IFM1 gene encoding translation initiation factor 2 (ancestral locus Anc_1.364), translating into MLLLTSNILQICNVVCRHPGMGHSLSRTIIPTIHSQFRHYSNRYPRNKLTRSSKNKQPKPLNFVIPNYISVSKLANLLNCRIETLIKDLTKLGFANISHNYILSREYVELILQEYNYVLPASQAAITSKNIYDGLKAPANPKFLQRRPPVVTIMGHVDHGKTTIIDYLRKSSVVSGEHGGITQHIGAFQIVTPVSKKSITFLDTPGHAAFLKMRERGANITDIIVLVVSIEDSVMPQTLEAIKHIKNSGNELIVAITKIDTIKRPKDREKAIERVTNDLISQDIPVEKIGGDVQVIPISAKTGENMDLFEESIILLSDIMDVRAENSLKTLVEGWVLESQVRKTVGNVATVLVKRGTLQKGKILLCGNTYCRVKLMVDDLGKDVIKAEPAQVVEVRGWKDLVRAGDEVIQTVSESVAKKYINRRIALQAVEKDAVTVENLNEQRREEAELQKHKNEIEDEDIKKSFVPQGPKDVNFIVKSDVSGSAEAIEESIEPLGNAEVRCKVISSSVGLPNESDFKMAQITDSKILCFNLGNLPSEVINNPYHIEVKQYNVIYKLIEDVTDILTDNLKPIFEKKFTATIDIREVFEFTMKKKLIKIAGCKVRNGVLNKNSLIQIIRGPEKKIIFEGKVATLKHEKEDIMEVSKGHECGVTFEKQFEDYKKDDVILVYENVKVPRFL; encoded by the coding sequence ATGTTACTATTGACTTCTAACATACTGCAAATATGTAATGTTGTATGTCGACATCCTGGAATGGGCCACTCCCTCTCAAGAACAATAATTCCGACGATTCATTCTCAATTTCGTCATTATTCTAACCGATATCCCAGAAACAAATTAACAAGGTCCAgtaaaaataaacaacCAAAACCGCTCAACTTTGTAATTCCAAATTACATTTCTGTTAGCAAACTAGCCAATCTTCTGAATTGCAGGATTGAAACATTAATAAAAGACTTGACAAAATTAGGGTTCGCCAATATTAGCCataattatattctttctaGGGAATATGTAGAACTCATTCTGCAAGAATATAATTATGTGCTGCCAGCTTCCCAAGCAGCCATTACCTCTAAGAATATATATGATGGACTAAAGGCGCCAGCTAATCCAAAATTTCTCCAGAGGAGACCCCCAGTAGTTACGATCATGGGACATGTCGATCACGGTAAGACGACGATAATCGATTATTTAAGGAAATCTTCCGTTGTTTCTGGAGAGCATGGAGGAATTACACAACATATTGGGGCGTTTCAGATTGTCACTCCtgtttcaaagaagagTATTACGTTTCTAGACACTCCTGGCCACGCTGcatttttgaagatgagaGAAAGGGGTGCCAACATCACTGATATTATTGTCCTAGTGGTCTCTATTGAGGATTCGGTGATGCCGCAAACTTTGGAGGCAATAAAACATATAAAAAATTCCGGTAATGAGCTGATCGTGGCAATTACAAAAATAGATACAATTAAGAGACCTAAAGACCGTGAAAAGGCAATTGAAAGAGTAACTAACGACTTGATTTCTCAAGATATACCTGTAGAAAAAATTGGAGGTGATGTCCAAGTTATTCCAATCAGCGCAAAAACTGGAGAAAATATGGACTTATTTGAAGAGTCCATCATCCTATTGAGTGATATTATGGATGTCAGAGCAGAGAATTCACTGAAGACTTTGGTTGAAGGCTGGGTTCTCGAAAGTCAAGTTAGGAAAACAGTTGGAAATGTGGCAACTGTGCTAGTCAAAAGAGGCACTCTTCAGAAAGGGAAAATTCTTCTATGTGGTAATACGTATTGTAGAGTTAAATTAATGGTTGACGATCTAGGAAAGGATGTGATAAAGGCAGAACCAGCGCAAGTTGTTGAAGTCCGAGGTTGGAAGGATCTTGTCCGTGCTGGTGATGAAGTTATTCAAACCGTCTCTGAGTCAGTCGCTAAAAAGTACATTAACAGGAGAATAGCACTGCAAGCTGTTGAAAAGGACGCTGTTACGGTTGAAAACTTGAACGAACAAAGAAGGGAAGAGGCAGAACTTCAAAAGCAtaagaatgaaattgaagatgaggatATAAAGAAAAGTTTTGTGCCCCAGGGACCTAAAGACGTGAATTTTATTGTTAAATCAGATGTGTCAGGTTCAGCAGAAGCCATAGAAGAATCTATTGAACCGTTAGGAAATGCAGAGGTCCGGTGCAAGgtcatttcatcatctgttGGATTGCCTAACGAAAGTGATTTCAAGATGGCTCAAATTACAGATAGTAAAATACTTTGTTTTAATCTCGGCAACCTTCCTAGTGAAGTAATTAATAACCCTTATCATATCGAGGTAAAGCAGTACAATGTGATTTATAAACTAATCGAAGATGTTACTGACATACTGACAGACAATCTGAAgccaatttttgaaaagaaattcaCGGCCACTATCGATATTCGGgaagtttttgaatttaccatgaagaagaaattaattaaaattgCAGGATGCAAAGTTCGCAATGGGGTTCTGAATAAGAATTCACTAATACAGATTATAAGAGGTCCcgaaaagaaaattatctTTGAAGGTAAAGTTGCTACTCTGAAAcatgaaaaggaagataTAATGGAGGTGTCTAAGGGGCATGAATGTGGTGTCACTTTTGAGaaacaatttgaagattatAAAAAAGATGATGTCATTCTTGTTTATGAGAATGTTAAGGTCCCTAGATTCTTgtga
- the MIP6 gene encoding Mip6p (ancestral locus Anc_1.357), producing MKNLSLNNRGVLTSLSLNESTKFDKGSPKSVFKRTSQVAPSVRRNEITDENNIDEKPVEFRKNIPKTTSILQIDSNKPRDSRNYRSRKRIVTSLFINGLADDVTENMLYDVFSKYQSLVSLKICCDSDSKKSLNYGYLNFSDELEAKKAVDDFNYTILFGNEIKMMPSLRNTIYRKNIGTNVFFANLPLENKHLTTRAFYDTFKGYGEILSCKLDKRKNIGFVYFDNDKPAQMVINDFNNKIYFGNKIICGLHFDKEIRNFPNFDKRKANIDNKIIIDDELEAANIGVQFKKNSELILPHPNAIFVKNLPFDVPDEEILDHFSKLGPVKSVFSSNVTKYKSSWAFITYKKQTDTIRATNHFNNTKFQGKTITVSRAKLKNTEGNRTVYLNNVSVVCNQEFLRRLCLQEGIKAQKIYLKPDDHDSYSCSGYIKCNSKDNAKRVFEILNGKFIGGCYIHVSWDKIKDPLKDEQSDITQNKHNILPNLFLPNPAIQKHGNFISYKESNVTTEFISDKPSNHYISKEIQQIINIVNGHVKRGLEFLNNKVPCRDESIRCISEYIINVYWYGDLQNLSLFLQSINSNVRYEAILQQQIEAASNLLGLSET from the coding sequence atgaagaatctaAGTTTAAACAATAGAGGTGTACTAACTTCACTTTCGTTAAACGAATCCaccaaatttgataaagGAAGTCCTAAGAGTGTATTTAAAAGAACCTCACAAGTAGCCCCATCTGTTCGAAGAAATGAGATCACggatgaaaataatatcgACGAGAAACCTGTTGAATTTAGGAAGAACATTCCCAAAACTACATCTATATTGCAAATAGACTCAAATAAGCCTCGGGATTCAAGAAACTACAGATCAAGAAAAAGGATAGTCActtctttatttatcaatggATTAGCAGACGACGTGACTGAAAACATGTTATATGATGTGTTCAGTAAATATCAAAGCTTAGTTTCCCTCAAAATATGCTGTGATTCCGATAGTAAAAAATCTTTGAACTATGGTTatcttaatttttcagatgAACTTGAAGCTAAAAAAGCAgttgatgattttaattACACCATTTTGTTTGgtaatgaaataaaaatgatgcCCTCTCTTCGAAATACAATATATCGTAAAAATATTGGTACAAATGTTTTTTTTGCTAACCTTCCATTGGAGAATAAACATTTAACAACTAGAGCGTTTTACGACACTTTCAAAGGGTACGGAGAAATTCTTTCATGTAAACTTGATAAAAGAAAGAACATTGGTTTTGTATATTTTGATAACGATAAACCTGCTCAAATGGTgattaatgattttaataacaagatatattttggaaataaaataatatgtGGTCTAcattttgataaagaaatcagaaattttccaaattttgataaaagGAAAGCAAATATAgacaacaaaataattattgatgatgaattagaagCAGCAAACATAGGTGTACAatttaagaagaattcTGAATTAATACTCCCTCATCCAAACGCAATATTTGTTAAAAATCTACCCTTTGATGTCCccgatgaagaaattcttGATCATTTCAGTAAATTAGGTCCTGTGAAATCAGTATTTTCATCCAATGTTACAAAATATAAATCCAGTTGGGCTTTTATTACGTACAAAAAACAAACTGACACCATCAGAGCAACTAATCATTTCAACAATACCAAGTTCCAAGGAAAAACAATAACAGTTTCTAGGGCTAAACTAAAAAATACAGAAGGAAATCGAACAGTTTATCTGAACAATGTAAGTGTAGTCTGTAATCAAGAGTTTTTGAGAAGATTGTGCCTTCAGGAGGGAATAAAGGCACAAAAAATCTATCTAAAGCCTGATGACCATGACTCCTATTCGTGCTCTGGATATATCAAATGTAACTCCAAAGACAATGCCAAACGagtatttgaaatattaaatgGGAAATTTATTGGAGGTTGTTATATTCATGTTTCATGGgataaaataaaagatcCACTGAAGGACGAACAGAGTGATATTACACAGAATAAACATAATATATTACCCAATTTATTTTTGCCGAATCCAGCAATCCAAAAACATGGAAACTTTATCAGCTACAAAGAGAGTAACGTAACCACAGAGTTTATTTCTGATAAACCATCTAACCACTACATATCAAAAGAGATCCAAcaaattataaatatagTGAATGGCCATGTCAAACGGGGTTTGGAATTCTTAAATAACAAAGTTCCTTGCAGGGATGAAAGTATAAGGTGTATTtcagaatatattattaacgTTTACTGGTATGGGGATTTACAAAACTTATCCTTATTTTTacaatcaattaattcaaatgttCGTTATGAAGCTATACTGCAGCAACAGATAGAAGCTGCTTCCAATCTTTTAGGATTGAGTGAAACTTAA